GCGCCGGGGTGATGAGCCGCTTGCCGTACTTCCTGATCCCCTCGGTCAGCGGCTGCTGGTACTGATCCTGAATCCCCTGCTCGGTGTCCTCGGCGAAGATCGTCTTGTTGCTCGCGAGCACGAGCACCGGGGAGCGGGCCGAGTTTGCGCAGGAAATGGCGCAGATCATGTCGGTGAAGCCGGGACCCTCGGTCCCCGACGCGGCGGCCACCTCGCCGGTCGCGCGGCAGAAGGCGTCAGCCGCATGGCACAGCGACCCCTCGTGCCGGCCCGAGTAGGTCGGGATACCGGTGTCGGCGATAGCGTGCACCACGTCGTAGTTTCCCGGGCAGGTGAAAAGCGCCTTGACGCCCTCCTCCTTGCAGGCGCGGGCGAACACCTGCGCGCCAGACATCGGGAAGTCCACGGCGGGAAGCGTCGCGCCCTTCGCCGCCTCGAACTCCGCCGGGATGGTGATCGGCTTGATGTCCTCCTCGGCCGCGAACGCCGTCCGCCCCGCGCCCAACGCCGCCGCCGCACCCGCCCCGCCGAGCGCCGCCTGCCGCATGAACGCACGCCGTGATTCCGCCGCCGGTTGCCCGGTCCGCTTCTGCCGCCTGCTGGTCTTCATGGAACCCTCCATCGGCGGATGCTAATCGCGCCGCCCGCACGTGTCAAAAAAACCTCCGGCGCGACCGATGGCCGGGGCTGCCGGCAAGCCGCTTCCGTTGCTATTCGATGGCGACGGACCGCGGGTCCCGGGCGCAGCGGGCCCCCACATTGCTCGTGTGGCTCTCGGCGGAGAACGGAAGACGAACCGAGAGGCGGAGCACTTCCGGGTAGTTGAGCCACGAGGCGCCGCGCATGATGCGGAGATAACCGGCGGCGGGCGGTTGCGGATCGGTCACCGGGCCGTCCGGATAGAAGTCGTCTATCCAGCCGTCGACCCACTCCCAGACGTTGCCGACCATGTCATGCAGGCCGAAGTCGTTCGGCGGGAGCGATCCGACCGGCGCCGTATTGACCCAGATGTCGGGACCGCCGGTAGCGCCACCGCAGCAGGTCAGGTCGCCGAAGTTCGCGTAGTCGCGCGTGACCTCGTCGCCCCACCAGTAGAGCCGGCCGTCATGCCCGGCGCGCGCGGCGTACTCCCATTCCGCCTCGGTCGGCAGGCGCCCTCCGGACCAGGCGCAGAAGTCCGCCGCGTCGTCCCACGAGAGGTGGACGGCGGGGTGGTCGTCCGCCTGCGGGAAGTCCGGCTGGACGGGAAGCCCGCGGCCCGTCGCTTCGGCGAACTGAGCGTACTGCGCGACCGTCACCTCCGTCGCCATCAGGTCGAACTGCGACAGGGTCACCGCGTGGCGTGGATGCTCGCTCTGGAGGCAGAGCGTATCGCCCGGCACGCAACCCATCTGGAACGTCCCGGCCGGAACCGTCAACCAGGGGAGCTCGATCGGCTGCGCGCCGGCGCCGGACGGCCCGGCCGCTACGGCGGCGAACCAGACGGCGACGGCCGCCGCACGAATGTGCGTCATCCCTTTACGGCGATCCCGTTCACCTCGAAGCGCGCACCGAACAACAGCGGTCCGGAACCGAGAAACGCGCGCGCCGGTGGATCGTCGTTGAAGTACTCCGTGTAGACCTGATTGAACTCGCCGTAGAGCGAGACGTCGGAACAGAAGACCTGCACGTTCACGAGGTCGTCCATCGTCATGTCCGCTTCGGCCAGCACCGCCTGGATGCCGTCGAGGATATTCCGCGCCTCCTGCGCCGGCGACGCGGGCGGACGGCCGGTGTCGGGATCCATCCCCAGCCGGCCGGCCACGTAGAGCGTGTTGCCGACGAGGACGGCATCGCTGAAGGGAGCGGTCGTGGTGCGCCCCGGCAGGTTGATCGCGCGCGGCGACGAGTCCTGCGTGGCAGTGAGGGTGATGGCGGCGCTCGCCAAGAGGGCGCCGACGACAATCCCGGTGACGAAAACAAGTGCGATCCGATGTATCCGCATGGTGTCAATCCTCCTCCGAAAGCCGTCGCCGCCGTCTCAGACGCCGGTCAGCAGTACGCTTGATCCGGTCGTCCGGCGTGCCTCGAGGTCGCGATGCGCGTCGGCCGCCCGCTCGAGCGGGTAGGTCTGGTGCACTTCGATCTTCACGATGCCGCGGCCGATCACGTCGAACAGCTCCGCCGTCGTCTCCTCCAGCTCGGCCCGGGTCGCCGTGTAGCTCGCCAGCGTCGGCCGCGTCAGAAAGAGCGATCCCTTCGCCGCCAGGACAGCCGGCGCGAATGCCTCCACGGCGCCCGACGCGTTGCCGAAACTGACCATCAGGCCACGCGGCTGCAGGCAGTCGATCGATGCCCTGAAGGTGTCCTTCCCGACCGAGTCGTACACGACCGGCACGCCCTTGCCGCCGGTGATGTCCTTCACCCGTTCAACGACATCTTCTTCCGTGTAGACAACCGGATGGTCGCAGCCATGGGCGCGGGCCAGCTCCGCCTTCTCGCGGGTGCCGACTGTGCCGATGACCGTGGCGCCGAGGTGCTTCAGCCACTGGCAGGCGATCAGTCCGACGCCCCCCGCCGCGGCGTGGAACAGCACCGCCTCGCCCGCCTGCACCGCGTGGGTCCGACGGATCAGGTACTGCACGGTGCAGCCCTTCAGCATGGCCGCCGCGGCTGCCTCGTTCGAGATCGCGTCAGGCACCCTCACGAGCAGCCGCGCGGCGATAACGCGGCGCTCGGCGTAGCTGCCCAGGCTCATGCAATACGCGACGCGATCGCCCACCGCCACCTCGGTGACCCCGTCGCCCACCGCTTCGACCACACCGGAACCTTCGTTGCCGATCGTCAACGGCATTTGCGGCGCCGGGTACAGGCCGGTTCGAAAGTAGACGTCGATGAAGTTGAGCCCCGACGCCGTCTGGCGAACCACCGCCTCGCCCGGTCCCGGATCGGGGACATCGACCGCTTCCCACCGGAGCACCTCCGGGCCCCCGTTCTCATGGATCCGAATCGCGTGCGCCATCCTGACTACTCCATTCCTCAACGTGTGCCGCCGCCCGTCGGAAGGTCCTGATCTTAGCAGCCGGGGGTTCCGCCACTGCCGGCAGCCCGTGGCGAACCCCGCGTAGCACCGAGAGCGGCGAGGCGCCCACCGGGGCGCGCGGGCACGCTAGGATAGGCGTGGACATGAGCGGCGGCGCCCCCACCCAAGCGACCGGCTATTTCGACGCGGAACACCCGCCGTCGCCCGATCTGCTCGCCGACTGCGTTCATTGCGGCTTTTGCCTTCCGCCCTGCCCGACCTACGCGCTCTGGAACCGCGAGACCGACTCGCCCCGCGGCCGGATCCACCTGATGAAGGTGGCGACGGAGGGAAAGGCCGAGATCACGCCGGCGTTCGCCCGGCACTTCGACACCTGCCTGGGCTGCATGGCGTGTGTCACCGCCTGCCCCTCCGGGGTGCAGTACGACAAGCTGATCGAGGCGACACGGGCGCAGATCGAACGACACGTACCGCGTCCGCTCGCCGACCGCCTGTTCCGCCGGCTGATCTTCGCCCTCTTTCCGTACCCCGCGCGGCTCCGGTTGGTGGCGCTCAAGCTCTGGTTCTACCAGCGGTCCGGGCTGCAGTGGCTCGTTCGCAAGACCGGCCTCCTCGACCTCCTCCCGCCGCAGGTCCGCGCGATGGAGGCGGTGGCGCCGCGCTTCTCGCTCGGCGGCGCCTGGTCGTCAATGCCGGCGCACGTGCCGGCCGAGGGAGAGCCCCGCCGCCGGGTCGCGTTGCTGCTCGGCTGCGTGCAGCGGGTCTTCTTCAGCGACGTCAACCGGGCGACCGCGCGCGTGCTGGCGGCCGAGGGATGCGATGTCGTGATCCCCCAGGCGCAGGGCTGCTGCGGGGCGCTGATGCTGCACGCGGGACTGGAAGCGGACGCGGCAACCCTGGCCCGGCGGTTCATCGACGCGTTCGAGCCGGCGCTGGCCGACGTCGACGCGATCGTGATCAACGCGGCCGGGTGCGGGTCGACGCTGAAGGGCTACGGCCACCTGCTGCGCGACGATCCCGCCTACGCCGAACGCGCCGCGGCCCTGGCCGGCAAGTGCCGGGACGTCTCGGAGGTGTTGGCCGACCTCGAGCCGCGCGCTCAACGCCACCCGATCGCCCTACGCGTCGCCTATCACGACGCGTGTCACCTGCAACATGCCCAGGGGGTCAGCGCCGAGCCGCGGCGCGTACTGTCGACGATCCCCGAGCTGGAAGTGCACGACGTGCCGGAAGGGG
This genomic window from Acidobacteriota bacterium contains:
- a CDS encoding quinone oxidoreductase, whose protein sequence is MAHAIRIHENGGPEVLRWEAVDVPDPGPGEAVVRQTASGLNFIDVYFRTGLYPAPQMPLTIGNEGSGVVEAVGDGVTEVAVGDRVAYCMSLGSYAERRVIAARLLVRVPDAISNEAAAAAMLKGCTVQYLIRRTHAVQAGEAVLFHAAAGGVGLIACQWLKHLGATVIGTVGTREKAELARAHGCDHPVVYTEEDVVERVKDITGGKGVPVVYDSVGKDTFRASIDCLQPRGLMVSFGNASGAVEAFAPAVLAAKGSLFLTRPTLASYTATRAELEETTAELFDVIGRGIVKIEVHQTYPLERAADAHRDLEARRTTGSSVLLTGV
- a CDS encoding 4Fe-4S dicluster domain-containing protein; the protein is MSGGAPTQATGYFDAEHPPSPDLLADCVHCGFCLPPCPTYALWNRETDSPRGRIHLMKVATEGKAEITPAFARHFDTCLGCMACVTACPSGVQYDKLIEATRAQIERHVPRPLADRLFRRLIFALFPYPARLRLVALKLWFYQRSGLQWLVRKTGLLDLLPPQVRAMEAVAPRFSLGGAWSSMPAHVPAEGEPRRRVALLLGCVQRVFFSDVNRATARVLAAEGCDVVIPQAQGCCGALMLHAGLEADAATLARRFIDAFEPALADVDAIVINAAGCGSTLKGYGHLLRDDPAYAERAAALAGKCRDVSEVLADLEPRAQRHPIALRVAYHDACHLQHAQGVSAEPRRVLSTIPELEVHDVPEGGLCCGSAGIYNLVEPEAAGDLGRRKARNVLATGADAVVSSNPGCLLQLQSTLEREGRRLRTMHLVELVDASIRGGGACTGQPGTGDTSPAGAGQELGARAPAGAR
- a CDS encoding formylglycine-generating enzyme family protein, with translation MTHIRAAAVAVWFAAVAAGPSGAGAQPIELPWLTVPAGTFQMGCVPGDTLCLQSEHPRHAVTLSQFDLMATEVTVAQYAQFAEATGRGLPVQPDFPQADDHPAVHLSWDDAADFCAWSGGRLPTEAEWEYAARAGHDGRLYWWGDEVTRDYANFGDLTCCGGATGGPDIWVNTAPVGSLPPNDFGLHDMVGNVWEWVDGWIDDFYPDGPVTDPQPPAAGYLRIMRGASWLNYPEVLRLSVRLPFSAESHTSNVGARCARDPRSVAIE
- a CDS encoding RidA family protein produces the protein MRIHRIALVFVTGIVVGALLASAAITLTATQDSSPRAINLPGRTTTAPFSDAVLVGNTLYVAGRLGMDPDTGRPPASPAQEARNILDGIQAVLAEADMTMDDLVNVQVFCSDVSLYGEFNQVYTEYFNDDPPARAFLGSGPLLFGARFEVNGIAVKG